The window CGTCTGATTTGTAGCGTCCGATCGGGGTGAAAAGACTTCTTCCTGTGTTTCTGTAGGGGCAGATACTTTATTACAGTTACAAAATGACcaataattttgtaaatataagtGATAATTCTAAACGTGTGACACTTGCATTGCAACTGTGGCTCTCTTCATATTCCCGGCTCTCCATAGGATGTCAGCCAAAGCCAGAGATagacattttgtcctcaaaataTTTGATACCTCCAGTCTCCTGATTAAGTTTAAGACAACTGATTGAGACATAACCTATAACCTAAAATAttcactagtaaaaaaaaaataataaaaaaaataaaaaaatcaaaaaggaaaaatgGTACCAAAAtgattgaatggttttaaaatactaaaggtaaaaaataatatctGATCTTATGTGACagaaaaattagcaaaaatatgACTTATGCTTGGTACACACTCATCCAATGAGTCACTGCTCGATTCTTCAAACAGAAGCTTCTGTAAAACACAAGCCTGAACTGCTGCAAGGACACCACAGGGTCCTCCCtgataaaaaaaatcccagaaCATCTCGTAAAAGTTTGCAcattaaaactacagtaaatCATGAGGTTGTCTGAAATACTGTACCTTCTTTTGTACAATCCCATACTTCAAACCTGGAGTATCTGAAAAGGTAAAATTCTGTTGTTTCCACTCCTCAGTGAAACAAGCCATAGGAGAACCAAAGATGATCTCCTTCAGAGCCTGAAGTAGACACAAAAGCAGCGATATCATCTCAGACTGGGCTGATATCACATAGATTATGGTTCTAGGAAGTTGAAATGATAATGTACTTACAGTGGCAGTCATCTGGTCCATGGGAGTCTTGTCCAAACTTAGTTCTGGCATGGGTGTTCTAGAAACATCACACAAGCTCTCCTCATTCTCTATGTCATCTGTAAGATTGAATAAGAATTAGAAGGAATTTCAAAACAATGGAATTTTTAATAACAAGTTATTTTAAAGcaaaggatttaaaaaaaaaaaatgtagggttaGGGAAACAAAAATTAAACGTGGACAACTATACAAACATTTAATGTGGACAAAGTAGCACTTCAGTTATATTAAAGCAATACAACAGATGCTAGTGTATTCTTCAGTTAACTTGGCTATGATACAAAATGTAATCTGCTGAAGATTTGAGGTGCACTACCCAAAACCATTTCCAACACATGGAGTCCATCCAGTTTTGGGCTGGGTGCCGAATTCTTTCTGGAGAGGAAACAATAAAAGTTAATAATCACACATTTGACATATTGCAGCTGTGAATAAATACCAACAGTCTCTTTTTACCAAATTGGAGCTTCTTAGAGACATATTGTctaatgcatatttttgtattttattcataataaatttATGCATACATTCAAGGCTGTGGCTAGAAATTCTGTGcccttttttaaatataaaattcagAAAAGGTTGTGGGTCCCCCTAGACCTGTGTGGCCCTAGAATCGTTCCCAGCTTTCACCTCACTAGTTATGGTCCTCTCAATGTTTCTGGGATTCAAACGGTATTACTGTTTTAGCCGCtcaaaaataaaaggattttgactttttaacattttttaaatcaatgaaagtcaagataaaatatTTAGGAGTAGGTTTCTCAGACACAGGTTAAGTAACTACACTTTCAACTGTAAAAAATTCTAGATCAGCATTTTATCCATATCTTgttttccagtccaaatatctaaaatatacatttaaagggttagtttaccaaaaaaatgaaaaaagtaaaaaaaagtactaaagacattgttaaaatagtcaacgcgactacaaccttaatgttatgaagtgacgagaatactttttgtgcgcaaaaacaaaacaaaaataatgactttattcaacaatttcttctctaccctgtcagacTCATATGCATTTAACGCAGTgaactcagtattggccggctccagCGTCAGCATCACGCATGCGTCGAGGTGTTCACGTGAACAgtgtcagccaatactgagccgacattctgacgtaaacacagaagctaAACTGCGCTCACAGCATCAAATGAGTATGAgtctgacagggtagagaagaaatagttgaataaagttgtttattttgttttgtttttgcgcatataaagtattctcgtcgcttcataacattaaggttgaaccactgtagtctgctgtaaatggactattttaatgatgtctttagtactttcctggaccttgaatgccgtaaaaaaataagttaaaaaacctcttagatttcatcaaaaatatctttattatatatatatatatatatatatatatatatatatatatatatatatatgttctgaagatgaatgaagttcttacaggtttggaacaacatgagggtgagtaattaatgatagaaatttcatttttgaggtgaactaaccctttaaggttcttgagaagcaaaatgacaaaatcaaaattaactgagtttttgctttaaacaagaaaaaaatatctgaCAGTGGGGTAAGAAAAACAATCCActtttccctttgaattaaagggatagtttgcccaaaaatgaacattttgacattacttactcaccctcaagtcaagtcaagtcacctttatttatatagcgctttttacaatgtagattgtgtcaaagcagctttacattgataactggtacataattttggctgcacagcagctcttaaagaatagtgtcaatgcaggcaaatcaaagcactgttgattatcaaatgtcaagtcaaatgtcaagtgtccccaactaagcaagccaaaggcgacagcggcaaggaacccaaactccaacaggtgacatcctcaagttgttccaaacctgtatgagtttctttctttggctgaacaaaaaagatattttaaagaatgtagggggaaaaaaaatattaaataggtGCCGTCAATTGTCTAGTttccaacattctttaaaatatcttttgtgttcaacagaataaagaaactcatacagggtTGGAAccaaatgagggtgagtaaatgatgacagaattttcaactAACCCTGAACccttaactaaccctttaaggttatCTTTCTTACCCCTTTGGCAGGaaaacacttaattttgatAGATTTTTCAGAACACAATAATTAATATCTTAAGTAATTTTGCttatcaagtaaatgtatcttgatttaagaatgtttagataattgtactggaaaacaagacaaaaatatgtAAGAAAATCTTTTTTCTCAGTCTCGGGCTAATTCCAATCAGTGCCAGGAAAAACAACAGATTGAACCAGATTGAAACAAACTCACAAGCGATGCTTGACTTCCGACATCCTCTCATGTCCATTGTGGTCTATGATtcctttatttaaattagaaaaCATGCTGCTCTCCCCTTCAAGAGAGGCTGATGGTTTAGACTTTGTATTTGTAGTATTGAGGCCATTTGTCCAGTTTGCCGATTCTCTAAAATCCTCTGCTGTTGCTGTAACAGATGAAGGTGCTTTTCGGCCTGGACGTCTTCTGTTACTCTCCTACAGAAAATTAAATCCTTGTCAAGTAATGTAGAATCAAATCttagtaaaattaataaaataaatatgcaacATTATTAATCActggattttaatttttaatagaTTTGTTTAAGTTTAATGAATCACCATTCATTACCTGCAAAGAGCTGGCAATGGGACCCGCCATAATGCCTCGTCTTATCCTGCTGCTTCTGTTTTTCTGGCTATCAGTGTCTAGGATCTTTTTCTCCGAGAGAAATCCCTCTTTCGATGACACTGTTAGGAGATCATGGCTAGACATGGCATAGACACTTCTCTCACTCTCAGGGTGAACAGAAAAGCTCTTTTTTCGTGTCTTTTCAGAAGATGTTTGGGAAGACGCAGTAAGCTGTGACACACTGCTGCTTTCAGATAACCTGTGAAAAAAGTGAATGTTTATTCCTCTCAACAGATCTTGAAAGtctcaaactaatgaatatGCTGGATTTTTGTaaactaaatcaataaaaaaaataccttGTACTGTCAGACCACAGACTTTCGATACAACCTTGATCTCGTTTAACACTCATGTCTATGGAAGAGCTGGACATGGTTTGTTCCAGAGGATGTGTTTggttgtcaccatgatggtgtaGTTTGGTTTTGTCACCTTCACTCATTCTGTCCTTCACAATCATCTCCAACATTGACTTCAAAGGATATTCTTCAGCCTAAATacaaatgcattttatgaccTCTGCTTTTCCAGCATTCTTGATATTTTATAAACAGTTGTTTTTCACTTTTAATACCTTATTCTGTTTGTAAAGGCCCTCAAGGTGAAGCATTCTGCGCAGATCTGATCTGTTATTAATGCTTGAATTAGTTCGTGGAAGCTCTTCATCCATGCACGCTATCGTTTTCTTCAGGCCCTGTAAGTACATTTCATCATCCAAACAGAGCAATCTCTGAGAGAATACAGAGGAAAGCTACCTTTAAAGCACcttaaatatacagtatgtatatcACACCTGGTAAACTTGTTTAAAAAATCTCTTAAATGCTGCTTTGAGTGATACAGGATAGTTAGCTTTGGTGTCAAAGTAATTAACGTACCATGTTTACATTTCTGAATCAGTTGAAAGAAAATGATCCGTCACCCACCTTTCGACTGAGATATTCCCGTACTAGAGACGCGGACACCTCCTCCACATCTTTGCCCATCATGTATCACAATAACACAGCTGTAATAAATATGGGACTGAGATAGCAAGTTGGCTAGTTCGGTGCAAACAGCCCCAAACTTCACACACCTCGAATACTGTTGGTCAACATACGACATATTTTCATCTACACACCGTTAGCGCATTTTCAGCatggtattttaatgtttagtgATTGAAAAATGAGGTAAGGATATTTCTAAAGGCTTGCTACTAGCTAGCGGTCTAGCTTTTCTCTTGTTGCTATAGTTACCACTAGAACGTTGTTGATAGAGCGTGCGGTTCTTCTGAGTGCGTGGATTAATGACACAGCTGCGCCTCCCTGCGGATGCAACATGTATTACTTTAAGTTTGCAAAGAAGGAAATATTTTTGAAGCTTTAAAGTGACGGCGCAAATGAATGCAATATTGCTGTAAGGTTGGAAAGTATCCTGCTCTTTTGGTAGGTATGTAGAAGAGTACTGTTTTATGTTAATACTTTTGAATAATAAACCATCAAGATAGCTCTATCTTAGTGTTTACTGTTCTGTGTAATCAGAATAGCTCCGAAGGGAGCTCTTCTGGGAAGTTGTGTCGAACATGGCCTGGAGTTGATTTATGAAaatacaccgaaaatgtttagCAGAACTGTCTCCATTGAGTATAAAGTCTTGTTTGTTGACAGAAAGTCAAatatttgtccatatttgagcTGGTTGAGGAGAAGAGTGGTCTTATGAGAAAGGCAATTGCCACTGACACTTTTCATAATACAGTAAACTTTGTCTATTGTAAAACGGCACTTCAACCagagcttttttatttttattttaatatctatttctattttatttttctattttgtcTGCTATTCTGTCATTTAGCCATGTATGGACTACAAGCtttttaaagactttttaaactattttctaaaatattttgacATTGCTTTTATGCTTAAAAACTACAGTATGAATTTCGTCGTTTTTCAATTCCCTTAAATTAtacattcaaattaaaattaggAAAGGTTTCATACCAATTTAGATTAAAGGGAACccattatgccccttttcacaagttgtaacatacagtgggtacggaaagtattcagacccatttgctaaaatcgtttaagttcattttttccctcattaatgtacacacagcaccccatattgacagaaaaacacagaattgttgacatttttgcagatttattaaaaaagacaaactgaaatatcacatggtcctaagtattcagaccctttgctcagtatttagtagaagcacccatttgatctaatacagccatgagtctttttgggaaagatgcaataAGTTTTTCACatctggatttggggatcctctgtcattcctccttgcagatcctctccagttctgtcaggttggatggtaaacgttggtggacagccatttttaggtctctccagagatgctcaattgggtttaagtcagggctctggctgggccattcaagaacagtcacggagttgttgtgaagccactccttcgttattttagctgtgtgcttagggtcattgtcttgttggaaggtaaaccttcggcccagtctgaggtcctgagcactctggagaaggttttcacccaggatatccctgtacttggccgcattcatctttccctcgattgcaaccagtcgtcctgtccctgcagctgaaaaacacccccacagcatgatgctgccaccaccatgcttcactgttgggactgtattggacagatGATGAGCAGTGcgtggttttctccacacataccgcttagaattaaggccaaaaagttctatcttggtctcatcagaccagagaatcttatttctcaccatcttggagtccttcaggtgttttttagcaaactccatacgggctttcatgtgtcttgcactgaggagaggcttccgtcgggccactctgccataaagccccgactggtggagggctgcagtgatggttgactttctacaactttctcccatctcccgactgcatctctggagctcagccacagtgatctttgggttcttctttacctctctcaccaaggctcttctccccgatagctcagtttggccagacggccagctctaggaagggttctggtcatcccaaacgtcttccatttaaggattatggaggccactgtgctcttaggaaccttaagtgcagcagaaattttttgtaaccttggccagatctgtgccttgccacaattctgtctctgagctcttcaggcagttcctttgacctcatgattctcatttgctctgacatgcactgtgagctgtaaggtcttatatagacaggtgtgtggctttcctaatcaagtccaatcagtataatcaaacacagctggactcaaatgaaggtgtagaaccatctcaaggatgatcagaagaaatggatagcacctgagttaaatatatgaatgtcacagcaaagggtctgaatacttaggaccatgtgatatttcagtttttcttttttaataaatctgcaaaaatgtcaacaattctgtgtttttctgtcaatatggggtgctgtgtgtacattaatgaggaaaaaaaatgattaaaaacttaaatgattttagcaaatggctgcaatataacaaagagtgaaaaatttaaggagGTCTGAATACTTCActgtaagtctctggtgtccccagaatgtgtctaaagtttcagctcaaaataccccacagatcaattattatagcttgtcaaatttgtccctatttgggtttgagcaaaaacacgccgtttttgtgcgTGTCCGGTTAAATGCAAAAGAGCTGCTGTGTTGGTTCAGCCTCAACTGATGCGACGTCAGTTACGcttttttcataagttgaatacggaagacgGTCTgacggaagctagatatttaacttcattaacttgttaaatatggatatttttcttacacaaatgcatctcttagcttcagaaggcttttatttaccccccggagccgtgtggagtacgtttatgatggatggagctTGAAATTCGTTGGCCCCGTTCACTGCTATTAAAAAGCtggacatttattaatataacaatgttggtgttcatcagaaagaagaaagtcatatacacctaggatagcttgagggtgagtaaatcttgtggtaactttcattttaaagtgaactaatcctttaaaaatttGAAATCATAAATCAAAGGACACCTTTAAAGAAACAtccacttttttgaaaatatgctAATTTCCTAACTCcactagagttaaacagttgagttttaccgttttcgaatccattcagccgatctccgggtctggcggtaccacttttagcatagcttagcacagttcattgaatctgattagaccgttagcatctcgctcaaaaatgaccaaagagttttgatatttttcctatttaagacttgactcttctgtagttacatttaTGTACTAAGACtgatggaaaatgaaaagttgcaattttctaggccgatatggctaggaactatgtCAAGTCCTCCTCTTGTTCAACTTCCAAAGGACACAAGGACAACTCAAATTTCAGACTCAATcacatttaattttctttttggctttGTCAGTTGATTCAGTAAATTAGGTTGTCTCTTTAAACACATAGAAACAAAAGTTACCATTTtaactaaacattttaattaaacatttttaaatgttttagtaaagttttaacatttaacagaattttaacatttttaacttgtactatttttttcaaactcaaaatgaaattattttagCACAAACTCATTTAACACTAAATCAATGAAGTCAATGCTGCAATGTGTTTAACTAATCTACACAGCAGTTAAACATACTTgaacatattaagcagcattTCAAACACCAtgaagttaaataaaacatttcaccGACCATTGGCGTATTTGGACTGAACCTATGAACCGTCTTCTCTCTGAAGTTTCTTTGTCTGAATGAATGAAAACCTCCATGTCTTCACAGGCGCTCTTAATCAGTGACAATTACTGATCCGTTGATAAGCAGCCAGTTTGCTGCTGCTGGTGCACTCTGGGAAGTGTAGTTCTTTGAGACCCATTCCTGAGATTTAGCTCAACAAagctcattccggcgtaataatcaaggaactttgctgccgtaccatggctgcagcaggtgcaatgatattacgcagtggctgtgaccccctgtttgcacagggagtgtgccttgcaaccatggagacatttgtgaaaggcactgcgtaatatcatttCGCCTGCTGCACCTATGGTACATGGTACggtattacgccggaatgagaatatagttcctagccatatcggcatagaaaatcgcaacttttcattttccgtcggtcttagtacataAATGTAACTACAGAATAGTCAAGtcttaaataggaaaaatatcaaaactctttggtcattttttttcagcgagatgctaacggtctaatcagattcaatgaactatgctaagctatgctaaaagtggtactgccAGACCGAATGGAATGAAATGGATTGgattggctgaatggattcgaaaacggtaaaactcaactgtttaactctaggggagttggaaaaagagcctttttttaaaaagtgtagtgTTCCTTTAAACCAAAGAATATGGCATTAGGCAATC of the Megalobrama amblycephala isolate DHTTF-2021 linkage group LG12, ASM1881202v1, whole genome shotgun sequence genome contains:
- the mindy4 gene encoding probable ubiquitin carboxyl-terminal hydrolase MINDY-4 encodes the protein MMGKDVEEVSASLVREYLSRKGLKKTIACMDEELPRTNSSINNRSDLRRMLHLEGLYKQNKAEEYPLKSMLEMIVKDRMSEGDKTKLHHHGDNQTHPLEQTMSSSSIDMSVKRDQGCIESLWSDSTRLSESSSVSQLTASSQTSSEKTRKKSFSVHPESERSVYAMSSHDLLTVSSKEGFLSEKKILDTDSQKNRSSRIRRGIMAGPIASSLQESNRRRPGRKAPSSVTATAEDFRESANWTNGLNTTNTKSKPSASLEGESSMFSNLNKGIIDHNGHERMSEVKHRLKNSAPSPKLDGLHVLEMVLDDIENEESLCDVSRTPMPELSLDKTPMDQMTATALKEIIFGSPMACFTEEWKQQNFTFSDTPGLKYGIVQKKGGPCGVLAAVQACVLQKLLFEESSSDSLDERLEVSNILRTKCLSLALADILWRAGNMKRATVAINTGRSLFTPIGRYKSDGSLEMITYVTVETLDDLTLVLEKHVRQFESGPFGCILLTISAILSRSIATIQSDMDVPTSTLIGAHGYCTQELVNLLLCGRAVSNVFDDEMKLDSGNGNFTLLKGIKARCNIGLLSLFEHYNICKVGSYLKTPKFPIWVVCSESHFSVLFCPSEDLATDHCKEEEFDLYYYDGLANQQEPIRLTVYPHCAAEAAQSDNADSDLIPPLELCIRTKWRNAVVSWNDTDPIL